The Arachis hypogaea cultivar Tifrunner chromosome 16, arahy.Tifrunner.gnm2.J5K5, whole genome shotgun sequence genome contains a region encoding:
- the LOC112758876 gene encoding uncharacterized protein, with amino-acid sequence MARCCCVSLLLLLLAVATASASRNVPSDAGLNDQKNVVTFGGIGGYSGIGNNGLPFGGGAAGIGGGYGGGLGGGLGGGLGGGGGLPTGMGGFGGLGGTMGGGGLGGGLGGGLGGGTGTGVVPFP; translated from the coding sequence ATGGCTAGGTGCTGTTGtgtgtctcttcttcttcttcttcttgctgtgGCCACAGCAAGTGCAAGCAGAAACGTCCCAAGCGACGCTGGCCTCAATGACCAGAAGAACGTCGTCACCTTTGGCGGTATTGGTGGTTATTCCGGGATTGGCAACAACGGACTCCCCTTTGGAGGTGGCGCTGCCGGAATAGGCGGAGGATACGGCGGTGGACTCGGTGGTGGTCTCGGTGGTGGtctcggtggtggtggtggcctCCCCACCGGGATGGGTGGATTTGGTGGACTCGGTGGTACTATGGGTGGTGGTGGGCTTGGTGGTGGTCTCGGCGGCGGCCTGGGTGGCGGTACTGGTACCGGTGTTGTTCCTTTCCCTTGA